In the genome of Dermatobacter hominis, the window CCGACGATCAGCCGGCGGGCGGGCTGCGATCCCGGGGCCCCCACGGTGGGCGCGTCGACGACCGTGCCGACCACGACGACCCCAAAGGGCACCGGCGGCGCCGGCACGAAGAAGGGGACGGCGGGCAACGGGACGACCGGTGGCGCGGCCACGAAGGGCGCGACCACGACCACGGCGGCCGGGGGCACGGGGTGACGGTCGTTGCTTCCTGCTCTCAGGCGGCCGTAACCTTGCCGGTCGCATCACCGGGCCACGAACGCGCCCCGGTTTCTGGAGGTGTCTGAGACCGATGGCCCACAACCCGCAGAACTACCTCGCCGTCATCAAGGTGATCGGCGTCGGCGGAGGTGGCTGCAACGCGGTGAACCGGATGATCGACGCCGGGCTCAAGGGCGTGGAGTTCATCGCCATCAACACCGACGCCCAGGCGCTGCTCATGAGCGACGCCGACATCAAGCTCGACATCGGCCGTGAGCTGACCCGCGGGCTCGGCGCCGGCTCCGATCCCGAGGTCGGTCGCCAGGCCGCCGAGGACCACCGCTCCGAGATCGAGGAGGTGCTCCGCGGCGCCGACATGGTGTTCGTCACCGCGGGCGAGGGCGGCGGCACCGGCACCGGCGCGGCGCCCGTGGTCGCCGAGATCGGCAAGTCGCAGGGGGCCCTGACGATCGCCGTGGTCACCCGGCCGTTCGGCTTCGAGGGTCGTCGCCGCAGCGTCCAGGCCGACCAGGGCATCGGGAAGCTCAAGGAGAAGGTCGACACCCAGATCGTCATCCCGAACGACCGTCTGCTCACCGTCGCCAACGACAAGACCTCGGTGCTCAACGCCTTCAAGATGGCCGACGAGGTGCTCCTCCAGGGCGTCCAGGGCATCACCGACCTGATCACCACGCCGGGCCTGATCAACACCGACTTCGCCGACGTGCGCATGATCATGAACGACGCCGGCAGCGCGCTGATGGGCGTCGGCTACGCGACCGGTGAGGGCCGGGCGCTGCACGCCGCCCGCCAGGCGATCTCGTCGCCGCTGCTCGAGGCCGCGATCGACGGCGCCCGCGGGATCCTGCTCAACATCTCGGGTGGCTCGGACCTCGGCCTGTTCGAGGTCAACGAGGCGGCGCAGGTCATCCACGAGGTCGCGCACCCCGAGGCGAACATCATCTTCGGTGCGGTCATCGACGACGAGCTCGGCGACGAGGTCCGCATCACGGTGATCGCCGCGGGCTTCGAGCGCTGGGACGAGTCGAAGGGCAGCCGCCGGCCGTCGGGCGCGGCGAGCGGCGCCGCCCGCGAGGACGACCGCCCGAGCTCCATCGGCGACGTGTTCGCCGACAACGACGAGGACGAGCTGTTCGGCGGGGACGACGACTTCGACGTCCCGTCGTTCCTCAAGTGACCCCGCCCCGGGCCGTCCGGGCCCGAGCGACCAGGGCGGTCTGACCCCCGTGCCGCGCCGGGAGGTCCTCCACACCCCTGGACTGCCCTCCGCGCACCTCGCCTTCACCGACGCCTCCGACGGCGACCTGCGCGTGCCCGAACCGGGCCTGTCGGAGTCGCCCGAGGTCGCCGCACGCCGCCATCGCATCGCCCCGCACCCCTGGACGTGGCTGCGACAGGTGCACGGCCGGCGCGTCGTCGAGGCCGACGCCCCGGGGCTGTGGCAGGGCACCGAGGCCGATGCCGCCGTGTCGGCCACGCTCGGCACCGTGCTGTCGGTCCACACCGCCGACTGCGCCGGCGTCGTGTTCGTCGGCGACGGCGAGGACCCGGCGACCGAGGAGCCCATCCGGGTCGTCGGCGCCGCGCACGCCGGTTGGCGGGGCCTCCAGGACGGTGTGATCGAAGCGACCGTCGACGCGATGCGCCGGCTCGGGGCCAACTCCTTCACGTGGGACCTCGGCCCGTGCATCTCGCCGGCGGCCTACGAGTTCGGCGAGGCCGAGCTCGACCGGTTGTGCGACCAGCTCGGCGACGACCTTCGCGCCACCACGCTCGACGGCGCCCCCGCGCTCGACGTCCGGGCGGGGGTGCGCGCCGCGCTCCGCCGGGCCGGCGTCGACGCCGGCGCCGGGACCGGTCCCGACGTGGTGCCGTGCACCGCGCTCGACGAGGGCTTCTTCTCCTGGCGCGCCCGCCAGGACGCCGGCCGCCAGGCCGCGGTCGTCTGGCTCGCCCCCGACGACCACGACTACCCCTGGCACCCGTGACCACGCCGTCGGCGCCGGCCGACCCCGCCCTCGTCGAGCGCATCGCCGAGCGCGGCGAGTCGCTGCGGCGGCGGATCGCCGAGCGGACCGACCGCGACGTCACGGTCGTGTGCGTCACCAAGGCCCACCCGCCCGCGGTCGCGGCGGCCGCGCTCGCCGCGGGGTTCCGGGACCTCGGGGAGAACTACGCGCAGGAGCTGCGGGACAAGGCCGCGCCGGTGGCCGAGGTGGCCGAGGCGCTCGGGAGCGCCCCCGTGCGGTGGCACTTCATCGGCCGGCTGCAGACGAACAAGGTGCGGCTCATCGCGCCCGCGGTCTCCCTCTGGGAGTCGGTCGACCGGGCGTCGCTCGCCTCGCAGATCGCGGGCCGCGCCCCCGGCGCCGCGGTGCTGGTGCAGCTCGACCTCGCCGGCCTGCCCGACCGCGGGGGCTGCCCGCCCGACGAGGCGCCCGAGCTCGTGGCGCGCTGCCGCGAGCTGGGACTCGACGTCCGTGGCCTGATGGGCGTCGGCCCGCCGGGCGACCCGGAGCTGGCCCGGCCAGGGTTCCGCCGGCTCGTGGCGATGGCCGACGACCTGGGCCTGCCCGAGCGCTCGATCGGCATGAGCGCGGACCTCGACGTCGCGGTCGACGAGGGGGCGACGATCGTGCGGGTCGGGTCCGCGCTGGTCGGTCCGCGTCCGCCCCGGACGTGACCCCGGTCCCGCGGGCCCCGGGCTCGTCGGCCACGGCCCGGGGAAGGAGACGTCGGCGGGAGGTGGCCCGGCGGTCCATCCCCCCAGGGTCACCGCCACTACACTCCGCGGCCGAGGAGCGAGGATGTCGAACTTCATGAAGAACGCACGCTCCTGGCTCGGTCTGGGCCAGGACCCGTACTACGACACCGAGTACGCGGATCCGCCGCTCGACGACGAGTGGGTGGACGACGACGAGCCCGAGGACGACATCGTCGACGTCGCCCCGGCCGCGCCGGCGCCGACCCGGCCCCGTGCGGTGCCGCAGCGGCGGACCGCCGCGGGGCCGAACGTCCGCTCCGTCCCCGGTCCCGCGCCGAGCTCCGAGCCCGACGACGGCGACGGCGGCGTCCGCGTGATCGCGGCCACCCCGGGCACCGGCCCCGAGGTCGACCACACCCGCGGCGTGGTCCGGCCGCTCCCGGGCGTGGCCCGCCCCCACGTCGTGACGCCCCGCAGCTTCAACGACGTGCAGGAGGTGGCCGACACCTTCAAGCGCAACCAGCCGGTCATCCTCAACCTCCAGGGCGTCGACCGCGACCTCTCCCGTCGGCTCATCGACTTCGGTTCCGGCCTCTGCTACGGCCTCGAGGGGAACATGGAGCGCGTCACCGACCAGGTGTTCCTGCTGACGCCGCACGGTGCCGAGGTGTCCGACGACGACCGTCGGCGCATCCGCGAAGGCGGTCTGACCGCCGACGAGCGCTGATCCAGCCGGCGCGCTCCCGATGATCATCATCTCCTGGGCCCTGACGGCCCTGCTCATCCTGCTCGTCCTCCGCGCCGTGCTCAGCTGGTTCCCCCCAGGCGGCCCGGTGTTCGAGCAGATCAACAACATCGCCTACGTCTCGACCGAGTGGCTGCTCGCCCCGGTGCGGAGGGTGGTGCCCCCGCTGCAGCTCGGCGGCGTGGCCCTCGACCTGTCGTTCATGGTGGTGTTCGTCGTCATCCTGCTGCTGCAGGGCGTCGTCGCCTCTGCCGCCTGAACCGGTCACCTGCCGTTCACCCGTGCGGGAGCGCCGGGGGACCCGCTCCCCCCACGGACGGTGACATGACGGTTCGGTGACGGGCGTTCGGTGGGGACTAGCATCGCCCGCATGGATCTCACGCCGGAACTGTTCGAGAAGACCGAGTTCACCGAGCGGCGCAAGGGCTACGACATCGAGCAGGTCGAGACCTTCATGGAGGACGCCGGCACGGCCCTCGCGCAGCTGCTCGTGCGGGTCCGCCACACCGAGGAGCGCGCCGCGGTCGCCGAGAGCCGGCTGTCGGAGGCCGAGTCCCGCGCCGCCGCCGCCGAGGAGAAGGCCGGCGAGGTCCAGGCCCGGGCCCAGGCCGCCGTCGCCGAGGCGCAGGCCTCGGCCCGCAGCGCCAGCGCGATGAGCGAGGAGGCCGAGGTCGAGCAGGCCGCCCGCACGCTGCTGATGGCCCGCCGCACCGCCGAGCAGATGGAGGCCGACGCCCGCGGCCAGGCCCAGAACCTCCTCGTCGAGGCCAAGACGCGCGCCGACCGCCAGCTCGCCGAGGCCCAGGCCGAGGCCGAGGAGCTGATCCGCCGGGCCCGCACCCAGGCCGACAGCGAGTTCGCCGACCGCCGTGGGCGCGCCATGGAGGAGGTGCAGGTCCTCGAGAGCCGGCGCTCCCAGCTGGCCGACGTGATCACGCAGCTCGAGGCCCGGCTCGCCGGCTACCGCGAGGACCTGACCCGCACCGCCGAGGAGCTCACCCTCCTGGCCTCCGACCCCGACCGCCTCGGGGCCCGCCCGACGATGTCGATCCCGCCCGACGAGGTGATCGTCCAGCGCCCGTCGGAGCCGCTGTCAGTGCCCGAGCCCGCCGACGAGCCCGAGCCGGTTCGCAGCAGCGACTCGGTGGTCGAGGTCTCCTCCGTCGAGCCCGACCACGACCCCGTCGGACCGGCCGACGACGAGCCGTCGACCGAGGCACCGTCCACCGGTGCGCCGCAGGCCGCCGCGCAGGAGCGCGTCGTCGACTTCGACAAGGGCGCCGGCGACGGGCCGCCCACCGAGGCGGTCGACGCCGCCGACTCCGACTGGGGTCCGGGCAGCTGGTCCCGGCTCGAGACGTCGGGCGGGGTG includes:
- a CDS encoding polyphenol oxidase family protein, producing MPRREVLHTPGLPSAHLAFTDASDGDLRVPEPGLSESPEVAARRHRIAPHPWTWLRQVHGRRVVEADAPGLWQGTEADAAVSATLGTVLSVHTADCAGVVFVGDGEDPATEEPIRVVGAAHAGWRGLQDGVIEATVDAMRRLGANSFTWDLGPCISPAAYEFGEAELDRLCDQLGDDLRATTLDGAPALDVRAGVRAALRRAGVDAGAGTGPDVVPCTALDEGFFSWRARQDAGRQAAVVWLAPDDHDYPWHP
- a CDS encoding DivIVA domain-containing protein, coding for MDLTPELFEKTEFTERRKGYDIEQVETFMEDAGTALAQLLVRVRHTEERAAVAESRLSEAESRAAAAEEKAGEVQARAQAAVAEAQASARSASAMSEEAEVEQAARTLLMARRTAEQMEADARGQAQNLLVEAKTRADRQLAEAQAEAEELIRRARTQADSEFADRRGRAMEEVQVLESRRSQLADVITQLEARLAGYREDLTRTAEELTLLASDPDRLGARPTMSIPPDEVIVQRPSEPLSVPEPADEPEPVRSSDSVVEVSSVEPDHDPVGPADDEPSTEAPSTGAPQAAAQERVVDFDKGAGDGPPTEAVDAADSDWGPGSWSRLETSGGVPPEETISLADEPSRQTAPHIIAEPVTGSGRDRYLQDLDDAVNVSDEDDEAMTAFFEGSGETRNRRFGWRR
- the ftsZ gene encoding cell division protein FtsZ, which translates into the protein MAHNPQNYLAVIKVIGVGGGGCNAVNRMIDAGLKGVEFIAINTDAQALLMSDADIKLDIGRELTRGLGAGSDPEVGRQAAEDHRSEIEEVLRGADMVFVTAGEGGGTGTGAAPVVAEIGKSQGALTIAVVTRPFGFEGRRRSVQADQGIGKLKEKVDTQIVIPNDRLLTVANDKTSVLNAFKMADEVLLQGVQGITDLITTPGLINTDFADVRMIMNDAGSALMGVGYATGEGRALHAARQAISSPLLEAAIDGARGILLNISGGSDLGLFEVNEAAQVIHEVAHPEANIIFGAVIDDELGDEVRITVIAAGFERWDESKGSRRPSGAASGAAREDDRPSSIGDVFADNDEDELFGGDDDFDVPSFLK
- a CDS encoding YggS family pyridoxal phosphate enzyme encodes the protein MTTPSAPADPALVERIAERGESLRRRIAERTDRDVTVVCVTKAHPPAVAAAALAAGFRDLGENYAQELRDKAAPVAEVAEALGSAPVRWHFIGRLQTNKVRLIAPAVSLWESVDRASLASQIAGRAPGAAVLVQLDLAGLPDRGGCPPDEAPELVARCRELGLDVRGLMGVGPPGDPELARPGFRRLVAMADDLGLPERSIGMSADLDVAVDEGATIVRVGSALVGPRPPRT
- a CDS encoding cell division protein SepF, with translation MSNFMKNARSWLGLGQDPYYDTEYADPPLDDEWVDDDEPEDDIVDVAPAAPAPTRPRAVPQRRTAAGPNVRSVPGPAPSSEPDDGDGGVRVIAATPGTGPEVDHTRGVVRPLPGVARPHVVTPRSFNDVQEVADTFKRNQPVILNLQGVDRDLSRRLIDFGSGLCYGLEGNMERVTDQVFLLTPHGAEVSDDDRRRIREGGLTADER
- a CDS encoding YggT family protein; translated protein: MIIISWALTALLILLVLRAVLSWFPPGGPVFEQINNIAYVSTEWLLAPVRRVVPPLQLGGVALDLSFMVVFVVILLLQGVVASAA